A genomic window from Nicotiana sylvestris chromosome 11, ASM39365v2, whole genome shotgun sequence includes:
- the LOC138881467 gene encoding uncharacterized protein, which produces MKAQALADHLAENPVDEEYKPLKTYFPDEEVIHIDKLEQIAKPGWKLFFDGAANMKAVGIGAVLVSETRHHYPVTAQIQFYYTNNMAEYEACILGLRMAVDIGVQEVLVLGDSDILVHQIQGEWETRDLKLIPY; this is translated from the coding sequence atgaaagcacaagcattggccgaccatttggctgagaatcctgtggatgaagaatacaaaCCTTTGAAgacctatttccctgatgaagaggtaatacaCATTGATAAATTGGAACAGATTgcaaagccaggatggaaacttttctttgatggggctgctaacatgaaagccgttgggataggagcggtacttgtttctgaaacaaggcatcactaccctgttacggctcagatTCAGTTTTAttatactaacaacatggctgagtacgaggcatgtattttaggtttgaggatggctgtggatataggtgtccaggaagtcttggtcttgggcgaCTCGGAcattctggtgcaccagattcagggagaatgggaaacacgagatttaaaactcataccgtactgA